From the Magnetococcales bacterium genome, the window TTGCCGGGATTGGCGGGTGACAACGCGCTGTTGCGCCGCCTTTGTCTGCAAAACAGCGGAGCGGGCGTCGTGCTGGTGCTGGTGCGATCTCTCTCCCGCATTCGCACGCTCATGCGGGCATGGCAGGAGCGGGGAGAGTGGTCCACCCTGGCCGTTCTGGCCGCCTCCCAGGAGCCCCTGCCGGGCCGCACTGCCGATCATCCGGCCTTGCGGCGGACCGATCTGGATTTTCCTCTACTGGACAAACCGGAGCCGTTGCGGCGTTTTCTTGGCTGGCGTTTTCATGGCACCCGGGTGCTTGTCGCCACGCACGCCTCCCGGCCCCTGCTGCGCGAGGCCATGGCGGGTCTCCCCCCCGCCCAGCTTGCCATTCTGGAAGATGCCTGGAATCTGGTCGGCCAAGCCGAAAAATCGGCGCTGGATCTTCCAGCTGACCGGCACCTTTTTTTGACACCCCTCCTCCGCCGACATGATCCGGAACAGCGCGACCGAGAGGGTGAGACCAGGCAGGTTTTTTCTCTGGAAGATGCGGCCCGCTTTGGCGCCATCCTCGAACCTCTTGCCGCCGATCCTCTGCCCAGGGATGAGGGGTGGCGTCCGATCAAGGTGGTCATGGTGGGGCTGGCCGATCCGTTCTCCCCTTGGGGTGATCTGCAACGGGCTTTGGGGGTCTGCGGGGTGCGCAAGGTGTTGACCTTCCATGACTCCACCGACGATGCCCGGGGCTTTGCCCGTCTGATTGGCGGCGATTCCGGCTGGCAGGCTCTCTACCTGGATGCCACCATGTCCGAAGCCCTGCAACAGCGCATTCTGACCAGTTTTCACGAGGCATCCACCCCTGTTCTGCTGGCCAGTTATCGTTCTCTCACTTCCGGGGCGGATCTTCCCCAGGCGGATGCGGCAGTCTTTTTTCCTTCGGTGCGCAAGGATGCCTGGGAGACCTGGACCACGGTGTGGGGGCAGTTCCGCTCCGCCAACAGGGAGAGAGAGACGCCGGGATGGTTGTTGCTGCCGGTGGTTTCCGGGCCATCCCTGGCCGAGGGGATCACGGCGGACACCATGCCTGGTTTCTGGCACATTCTGGAGACCATCCGCGATGTGGATGTGCGTTTGCGCAAACGTTTGCGCTACGCAAGAACCGAGCTTGGACGCACCGGATCCTGGGATCAGACCCCCCTCATGGAACACATGGGCCGTATTGACCCAGGTGGCGTTCCCGGCGATCTCTCCCCGGAATTGGCAAATATTCTGCTGCGCCGTCTGACCGTCGCCTGGGATCAACACTATGGCGCTCTCCTCACCCATCAAGAACGTCATGGTGATCTCACCAGCGAGGATCGTTGCGACGGCGACTTGCAGTCATGGATCAAAAATCAGCGGCTGCTCCGTAAAAAAGGGGGGATGGATCCGGAGCGCATCCAACTTTTGGATGATCTTGGCTTCATCTGGGATCCGGCCCAGGCGCGTTGGGAACAGATGCGGCAACGTCTTGTCCGTTTCAAAGAAAGCCGGGGTGATGCTCATGTCCCACCGGTCTGGACCGAAGATCCCGAATTGGCACGTTGGGTTGCGGAACAGCGTAGAAATTGGAAAAACAACTCCCTGGAGCCAGAACGGATCGCCGCTCTTGACCTGTTGAACTTTGTCTGGGATCCGGAAGCGGCCCATTGGGCCGAAATGCGACAACGGCTGCTCCTGTTTCGCGATCTGAACGGCCATATGGATCTTCCCATTCCCTATCCCGACGATCCGGCTTTGGCTGTCTGGGTGGCGGAGGTGCGTCGCAAATGGCGCAAAGGTGAGATCGATGCACAGGCCGCTGAGGATTTGACCCGTCTGGGTTTTGTATGGGATCCCGAAGCAGAGGCCTGGGAGAAGATGTTCGCCCACCTCGTCACTTGGCGAGAGAGTGCTGGACATGCCCGGATTCCCGACCCTTTCCCTGCCGATTTGCCCCTTGGTCGCTGGGCCGAGGAGCAACGCCGGGCCCAACGCAAAGATCGTCTGGCCGACACCCGGCGGCAACGCCTGGATGCTCTGGGATTTGTCTGGGATCTGGAAGCGGAAGCCTGGGAGAACATGTTTCATACCCTGGAGCGTTCTCTGCCCACGGAGGGACCGTTCCCCGATTCCTGGCCGGGACAACCGGAGCTTGCCGAATGGGTGGAGCGGCAGTGCCGCATGGGTAAAAGCGGACGTTTGGAGCCAACGCGGCAGGCGCGTCTGGATGCGCTGGGTTTTGTCTGGGATCCTGAAGTGCGCGCCTGGGAGAACCGATTTGCCACATTGGCAGCGTATCGCCAACGCCACGGCCACATGCACATTCCCAGGGAGTCCCTTGCCACTCCCGAGCTGGGAATCTGGCTGGTGGAGCAGAGAAAAAAACAGGCCCAG encodes:
- a CDS encoding Helicase associated domain protein is translated as MQPKHPRAREFIQKGLFNDLTSFTQLEDRITVLVDPWAQQAAFEVFAEAFLATRRLVLAREIHPRPPVEPGVPGPDGRLDTPWGDRIGYRVIFRPDRKSPQRKDLGFFLEESPEVWWQKLLFCNGPAEFPTALNNRPDFWRIARTDLERLDAEAFQTLRRWFMGGGLPTERDPLPRHQERILANLSASTQERMTLVLPGLAGDNALLRRLCLQNSGAGVVLVLVRSLSRIRTLMRAWQERGEWSTLAVLAASQEPLPGRTADHPALRRTDLDFPLLDKPEPLRRFLGWRFHGTRVLVATHASRPLLREAMAGLPPAQLAILEDAWNLVGQAEKSALDLPADRHLFLTPLLRRHDPEQRDREGETRQVFSLEDAARFGAILEPLAADPLPRDEGWRPIKVVMVGLADPFSPWGDLQRALGVCGVRKVLTFHDSTDDARGFARLIGGDSGWQALYLDATMSEALQQRILTSFHEASTPVLLASYRSLTSGADLPQADAAVFFPSVRKDAWETWTTVWGQFRSANRERETPGWLLLPVVSGPSLAEGITADTMPGFWHILETIRDVDVRLRKRLRYARTELGRTGSWDQTPLMEHMGRIDPGGVPGDLSPELANILLRRLTVAWDQHYGALLTHQERHGDLTSEDRCDGDLQSWIKNQRLLRKKGGMDPERIQLLDDLGFIWDPAQARWEQMRQRLVRFKESRGDAHVPPVWTEDPELARWVAEQRRNWKNNSLEPERIAALDLLNFVWDPEAAHWAEMRQRLLLFRDLNGHMDLPIPYPDDPALAVWVAEVRRKWRKGEIDAQAAEDLTRLGFVWDPEAEAWEKMFAHLVTWRESAGHARIPDPFPADLPLGRWAEEQRRAQRKDRLADTRRQRLDALGFVWDLEAEAWENMFHTLERSLPTEGPFPDSWPGQPELAEWVERQCRMGKSGRLEPTRQARLDALGFVWDPEVRAWENRFATLAAYRQRHGHMHIPRESLATPELGIWLVEQRKKQAQGRLDPERAERLTALGILWNPEEAEWEGMYATLLAFQRERNHCVVPKDWPDNPALARWVAQQRQSNRREQLSPERVQRLNDIGFTWDSREILWEEMFALLMLYREKHGDCNVPDPWPENADLAWWVGAQRKAYQNGNLNPKWVTRLNAVGFIWDMQEALWQEMHIALTTFHRRFGHSLVPRAWAEHPKLASWVVAQRQAYKGGLLPQSHIDLLEPLGFVWDPQQVVQEELFLALQAYKQRFGHCDVPMDWPENPQLGLWVTSQRQRRARGDLEPERIKRLEEMGFRWEP